Proteins co-encoded in one Scyliorhinus torazame isolate Kashiwa2021f chromosome 31, sScyTor2.1, whole genome shotgun sequence genomic window:
- the ap1s1 gene encoding AP-1 complex subunit sigma-1A isoform X1 codes for MMRFMLLFSRQGKLRLQKWYIAISEKEKKKLGRELMQIVLGRKPKMCSFLEWKDLKIVYKRYASLYFCCAIEDQDNELLTLELIHRYVELLDKYFGSVCELDIIFNFEKAYFILDEFIMGGEIQDTSKKNVLKAIEQADLMQEDDESPRGVLEEMGLA; via the exons ATGCGCTTCATGCTGTTGTTCAGCCGTCAGGGGAAGCTGCGACTGCAGAAGTGGTACATAGCCATCTCGGAGAAGGAGAAGAAGAAACTGGGGCGGGAGTTGATGCAAATCGTGCTGGGGCGCAAGCCCAAGATGTGCAGCTTCTTGGAGTGGAAGGACCTGAAGATAGTTTACAAGAG GTACGCCAGTCTATATTTCTGCTGCGCCATTGAGGACCAAGACAACGAGCTTCTGACTCTGGAGCTCATCCATCGCTACGTGGAGTTGCTGGACAAGTACTTTGGGAGC GTATGCGAATTGGATATAATCTTCAACTTCGAAAAGGCCTATTTCATCCTGGACGAGTTCATTATGGGGGGCGAGATCCAAGATACATCGAAAAAGAACGTGTTGAAGGCCATCGAGCAGGCAGACCTGATGCAGGAG GATGACGAATCTCCCCGTGGTGTTCTCGAGGAGATGGGACTGGCTTAG
- the vgf gene encoding uncharacterized protein vgf, translated as MIWPTRSQILVLFAVTLACLALSGAVPLTEESQGERTHPANPKESDQLPLHSQDQRMSPEGGNTAEDEAEKAKSHQVRSAGPRPGAQREPSYDDELFKDVDAKTLAAILLQALKVDEDKPSGREDPRWYSMGASPSTNYGSTRIEGKDLTENVKSRTRVGKIQRSPVSQQSEESEWREQANEEDTLTPQSIDRLEAMLQNMEKYSTAAKRERSNTAQRPLPMYNIKNDDESTENDVLRDLDAFEELVGRKEKYSDYEESQENARGRVKYGAEDLEAREGNRRKVGQQRAADRASDLLLQYLLRGEASEEEQEDEEKVREDQRMGGRGSEESASEEKRADEDEDEDEDIDPQTIDRLIEISSKLHLPADDVIDIINDVEKKRKDSAERIESRHGASRDRFKSSASRPDNSYLPRHRSEKARHQANDEMSLQDLLGAENALDYESMPFNIPRRYRPRPNGYPNYIHPRIYQQRHRPYYYQPAPPVYRNKDYYDDETQDNEEELENYIEKILLKHPEVFQ; from the coding sequence ATGATTTGGCCAACACGTTCGCAGATCCTTGTGCTGTTCGCCGTGACTCTGGCGTGCCTGGCCTTGAGTGGCGCAGTGCCCCTTACAGAAGAGAGCCAAGGAGAACGCACACACCCAGCCAACCCGAAGGAAAGTGACCAGCTCCCGCTGCACAGCCAAGACCAGAGGATGTCCCCAGAAGGCGGGAACACAGCCGAGGATGAGGCGGAGAAGGCCAAGAGCCACCAGGTCAGATCGGCTGGCCCCCGCCCTGGTGCCCAGCGTGAACCCAGTTACGATGATGAGTTGTTCAAGGACGTGGATGCCAAGACACTGGCGGCCATTCTCTTACAGGCTCTAAAGGTGGATGAAGACAAGCCCAGTGGCAGGGAGGATCCCAGGTGGTACAGCATGGGTGCATCCCCCTCCACCAATTATGGGTCAACCAGAATCGAGGGGAAAGATTTAACGGAAAATGTGAAGAGTAGGACCAGAGTGGGCAAGATCCAGAGGAGTCCAGTCTCCCAACAGAGTGAAGAATCAGAGTGGAGGGAGCAGGCAAATGAAGAAGATACCTTGACTCCTCAGAGCATCGATAGGCTGGAGGCGATGCTACAGAACATGGAGAAATATAGCACAGCCGCCAAGAGAGAGAGGTCCAACACAGCCCAGCGCCCCTTACCCATGTATAACATCAAGAATGATGATGAGTCCACTGAGAATGACGTCTTGAGGGACCTGGACGCCTTTGAAGAGCTTGTGGGCAGGAAGGAGAAATACTCTGACTATGAAGAGAGCCAGGAAAATGCCAGGGGCAGGGTGAAGTATGGGGCTGAAGACCTGGAGGCCAGAGAGGGAAACAGGAGAAAGGTGgggcagcagagggcagcagaccgAGCATCTGATCTGCTGCTGCAGTACCTGCTGAGGGGGGAGGCCAGCGAAGAGGAGCAGGAGGATGAGGAGAAGGTGAGAGAGGACCAGAGGATGGGTGGCAGGGGCTCAGAGGAGAGTGCCTCCGAGGAGAAGAGGGCGGATGAAGATGAGGACGAGGACGAGGATATCGACCCGCAGACGATAGACAGGCTGATCGAGATCTCCAGCAAACTCCATCTGCCGGCGGACGATGTGATCGACATCATCAACGACGTTGAGAAGAAAAGGAAGGATTCAGCGGAGAGGATAGAAAGCAGGCATGGGGCATCCAGGGACAGGTTCAAGTCTTCAGCCTCCCGTCCGGACAACAGCTATCTGCCCCGCCACCGGTCAGAGAAGGCGCGGCACCAAGCCAACGATGAAATGAGCCTTCAGGATCTGCTGGGCGCAGAGAACGCCTTGGACTACGAAAGCATGCCCTTCAACATCCCAAGGAGGTACCGACCCAGGCCAAACGGTTACCCCAATTACATCCACCCCAGAATCTACCAGCAGCGCCACCGACCTTACTACTACCAGCCCGCGCCCCCAGTCTACAGGAACAAAGACTACTACGATGATGAAACACAGGACAATGAGGAGGAGCTGGAGAACTACATTGAGAAGATCCTACTCAAGCATCCAGAGGTCTTTCAGTAG
- the ap1s1 gene encoding AP-1 complex subunit sigma-1A isoform X2, giving the protein MRFMLLFSRQGKLRLQKWYIAISEKEKKKLGRELMQIVLGRKPKMCSFLEWKDLKIVYKRYASLYFCCAIEDQDNELLTLELIHRYVELLDKYFGSVCELDIIFNFEKAYFILDEFIMGGEIQDTSKKNVLKAIEQADLMQEDDESPRGVLEEMGLA; this is encoded by the exons ATGCGCTTCATGCTGTTGTTCAGCCGTCAGGGGAAGCTGCGACTGCAGAAGTGGTACATAGCCATCTCGGAGAAGGAGAAGAAGAAACTGGGGCGGGAGTTGATGCAAATCGTGCTGGGGCGCAAGCCCAAGATGTGCAGCTTCTTGGAGTGGAAGGACCTGAAGATAGTTTACAAGAG GTACGCCAGTCTATATTTCTGCTGCGCCATTGAGGACCAAGACAACGAGCTTCTGACTCTGGAGCTCATCCATCGCTACGTGGAGTTGCTGGACAAGTACTTTGGGAGC GTATGCGAATTGGATATAATCTTCAACTTCGAAAAGGCCTATTTCATCCTGGACGAGTTCATTATGGGGGGCGAGATCCAAGATACATCGAAAAAGAACGTGTTGAAGGCCATCGAGCAGGCAGACCTGATGCAGGAG GATGACGAATCTCCCCGTGGTGTTCTCGAGGAGATGGGACTGGCTTAG